Part of the Syntrophales bacterium genome, CTCCGACAGGATTTGGAGACATCCTTTAACCGTATCGACCGTATCAAAGAGCGGTTCCTTGTCTTCCTGCATGTCCCTGTTGTACGACATGGGAAGACCCTTCATCACGGTCAGAAGGGAAACCAGGTTTCCATAGACACGACCTGTCTTCCCCCTTATCAGCTCGGCGACATCCGGATTTTTCTTCTGGGGCATGATGCTGCTGCCCGTGGCGAAGGAATCGGATATCTCTACAAAACCGAACTCACTGCTTGACCAGATAACAAGGTCTTCACAAAAGCGGCTCATATGCATCATTAAAAGAGATGCATCAAAGATAAACTCGGCCACAAAATCCCGATCCGAAACAGCATCCATGCTGTTTTCGGTAATTTTTGGAAATTTCAATAGTTCAGCCACATAATCCCGGTCAATCGGAAGACCGGTACCAGCAAGGGCAGCGGAACCGAGAGGCATAATATTTATCCTGTTGTAACACTCTTTCAGTCTGATCTCATCCCGATCCAGCATTTCCCGGTAAGCAAGGAGATAATAGGACAAAAGTACCGGCTGCGCCTTCTGCAGGTGAGTGTAACCGGGCAAGATGGTATCAATTTCGTTCTTTGCTGTGGCAAGGATAGAAGACTTTAGCAAGGAAATCAAACCGAGTATCATGTTAACTTCATCCCTGAGGTAAAGCCTCATATCGAGGGACACCTGATCATTTCTGCTTCTACCGGTGTGGAGCTTCTCTCCCGCCTTTCCAACACGTGCAATAAGCGCCTTTTCAACAGCCATGTGCACATCTTCAAGATCCAAAGTCCACATGAAATTTCCAGCTTCAATATCATCCAGAATATCCTCCAGACCTGCAATTATCTTCTTTTCTTCTTCAGTAGAAATCATTCCCTGCCTGGCAAGCATCTTACAGTGAGCGACACTGCCTTCAATATCATATCGATAAAGACGTTTATCGAACATGATGGAAGCGGTAAACTCCTCTACCAGTTTATGGGTGGGCTGATTAAACCTGCCTCCCCAAGGCTTTTCATCAGATCCTGACATTTGACACTCCATAGGGTTGAACTACCTGCAAAGATCACCACAGACTGCAGATCAGTTCCAACCCTTTTCAGTTATTAATCCATACATTATGAGAGTACTGACCTGCCATTGTTATGGCGACTTCCTCAAATAGACAATAATACATCAACCTGCTCACCGGTTGCTTCATTGATGACCAAAAGTTTACCTTTATCCTCACGCTGTAATTGCTCATTTGCGTTTAACAGCTCAATACCATAAATAGTCCCATCAGCAGCCATATCAACGATCAGCTCATCACTAATTTTGATGGGTTCAACTTCT contains:
- a CDS encoding DUF2283 domain-containing protein gives rise to the protein MKLSYDPRHNVAYIRFRSKTSEVEPIKISDELIVDMAADGTIYGIELLNANEQLQREDKGKLLVINEATGEQVDVLLSI
- the argH gene encoding argininosuccinate lyase, which codes for MSGSDEKPWGGRFNQPTHKLVEEFTASIMFDKRLYRYDIEGSVAHCKMLARQGMISTEEEKKIIAGLEDILDDIEAGNFMWTLDLEDVHMAVEKALIARVGKAGEKLHTGRSRNDQVSLDMRLYLRDEVNMILGLISLLKSSILATAKNEIDTILPGYTHLQKAQPVLLSYYLLAYREMLDRDEIRLKECYNRINIMPLGSAALAGTGLPIDRDYVAELLKFPKITENSMDAVSDRDFVAEFIFDASLLMMHMSRFCEDLVIWSSSEFGFVEISDSFATGSSIMPQKKNPDVAELIRGKTGRVYGNLVSLLTVMKGLPMSYNRDMQEDKEPLFDTVDTVKGCLQILSEMTKNLKFKKERMLEGAAGGFSTATDVADYLVMKGVPFRKSHGIVGRIVGYCLENDKELSDLTIEEFRKFHSSFDKDVYGCLTAEGSVSSKKSYGGTAREVVLKRIEEIEKEA